A stretch of DNA from Candidatus Aenigmatarchaeota archaeon:
AGAGAATGTATTTGTTACAAAGTTTTTCAATATCTCCTTCCATTTAGGAAGACCTTTTATTGTTGAATTTTTCTTAGGAATTATGTATATCTTTGTATTGGGATTGAATTCATTGATAATGGATTGATGACTATGATATCTATCCAACCTTATGCTTTTAACAGAAATCCCCATATCTTTGACCATATTTCTAGCTCT
This window harbors:
- a CDS encoding ISNCY family transposase codes for the protein RARNMVKDMGISVKSIRLDRYHSHQSIINEFNPNTKIYIIPKKNSTIKGLPKWKEILKNFVTNTFSHLNEYYKRNNSESWFSVDKRMCGWKVWQKREDRIETALLCKGIWHNLFLIGSDIQ